The Stenotrophomonas maltophilia genome segment AGGCTGGCGACGTTCTGCACGGAAACTGGCAAGTTGCCAAGGATCTGCAGCACGGCGACGGATTTGGCGATGTCCTGATGGAGTTGTGAATCCGGGAAGCGAATCTGCACCTTGCCGACCGCCTGGTGGATGGACGTGAAGGCGCGGCGGATGTCTTTTTCCAGTTCGTCGTACAGCGTCACCGTGGTGGCCAGCCAGCCCACAGGCTGATCGGCCATTGCCTTGGAACCGCCTTCACCTTTCAGGACGTCCTGGATCACCTTGATCGCAGAGCGAAGGCCGATGCCGCCGGTGGACTTTGCGAGCGCGCCGAGTAGGTGCAGCAGGATGTCGAAGTGCGCCGGCAGGAACGGGTAGAGATTGGTGAAACTCTCTTTGCTGAAGTCCGCGTCGTAGTACTTGGCGTCCTGCAGCTTGGTGTTGTGTCGCAGCGCCTGACCATGGGCATCGAACAGCTTGCCAAGCTCAGTCTCGCCGGTCGGTGATTTGCCGAGCAGGCGGCGGTAGCAGATCTCCTTGATGTCGCTCGATTCCAGGTCGATCTGGATCGGGAAGCGGTCTTTCAGCTTGTAGAGCTTGTCCGAGTTCAGTGCTGCGCGAGGGTCGTCCTCTGTAAGGGTCTGCTGCGCAGTCGAGATGATCCAGGCCTTGCCGTCGCCCAGGCGCTTGAGGTTCTTGGCCAGGCCATCGAGGTTAAGGATCAGGTTGTCACGCGAGGCCACGTACTGGCCGACTTCGTCGACGATGAAAATGATGTTCTGCTTGCCGCTCTTCTCGCGGACGATGTCGATCATCTCCTGCACGCGCTGGTCTTCGAACTGGAAGAAGCCTTCGGTGCTGGAAGAGAAGGACTTGGCCTCCGGGAACAGTGCCGGGTACATCTCATGGGCGATTTTTGGGATCAGCCCGTCGATGGCCAGCGGGTTGTTTTGGACGCGTGCCCAGGTGGCACCGGGCAACGCCTGGGCGATGCGCTCATGCAGTTCGTGCGTGCGGCCGTCCTTCTCGACCATGCGCTCGAAAGCCGCAACCTTGAGGTTGCGCGAGTAGCCGGCCCACTGCAGCACCTTGAAGTAGAGGACCGTGGAGACGTCTTCCATGGTGGCGCCGGCGAGCATTTCACTGGCGAGGTCCAGCATGACCACAGCAGCCGGGAAGCGCTTCGCCACGGTGCTGAGGAGGGCCTTGGTCTGTGGCTTGTGCAGGCGGTCTTGCAGGTAGTTGATGAACGGCGTGCCGTCAATGGTGCGCTGATCGTCAAACGCCAGGCCGAGGTATTTGGTGAACGAGCTCTTCCCGGAACCGTAGAAGCCCGAGACCCAAACGCCCACCTCATTTTCACCACCGGACTCCATCGCAAGCTGCATGCGATCGAGGAGCTTGCGGAACTGCTCCTCAATGCTTTCTGTTACCACGTATTCGGAGATCTCAGCCTTGAGGCGGCCTTCTTGCGAGGCGCCATAGGTGATGACCTTCTCAATGGTCCGGTAGATGTCCTTGCTTGGGTCGAAAAGCGAGCGAATGGTCATATGGTTTGTCCCAGGGTTCCTTTGTCTGTTCAGCCGCCGACGTGGACGGAGCGGTAATTGCCGTCTTCCGGATAGAAGCCGAGAAACTTCAGGCGTGTCTTGCCGGTTCGCACGCCGGGGTACAGAAAAATCGTTGGCACGTGAAACTTGCCCTGGAGTTGGCTTTCTATGGCGCCGATGCGCATAAACGGATGCAGCGCCTCAAGGTCCGTTACCAACAGCAGCGCGTTCTGCTGGCCTTCGAGCGGCTGTAGGGCATCCTCGAGCCGCTTCAGCAAGCCGTTATCCGCCGTCAGAATGTCCGCCAGCGCCTTGTTGGTACGTGGCCAATCCAAGGGCGCTGACTTGTCCTCCATCACGCACAGCGACCAGAACGGGTCGTCTTTCAGTAGAGCCCAGATCTGCTCAGCGATGGAGAACGTGTGCACATCCCAGCCTTCCTGGTGCAGCTTGGCCACCCAAGCGGGCGTTTGCCGCTTCACCTCAAGGATTTGTTCCGGCGGGAAGACGAGGTAGTAGATCGGCTCGAAGCTCGCATGGCCAAGCTCGCGCCCGTGCCGGATGCGCTCGCGCAGCTCGTCGAAATCAGCTTTGAGTGAGGACATCGCAGAGCGCCTCCATATCTTGTTGTTTCCAGCTGATGCGGATCACGTCACCCGCCGCTTGGATGATGAGTAACCCTTTCAGCGAAAGTCGCTTGAGCTCTTCCAGCACGTCTTCGCGTGCCAGTCCAAACAACTGCCAGTCTTCGTGGGTCAGCAGAGCGTTGTCACCTACGCCAGAAAAGTGCAGCTCATAGGCTAAGTAAGCAGCTGCAGACGGCGAGATGCGGAACGGCAGGATGCGGCGGCTCGAACGCAACCCGCGCTCAAGCATTCCATAGTCGGCAAGGCATCCTGTCAGGTAGGCAGAGACGCGCCGCACGGTGGTTTCCGACCAGCGCTTGATGGTTTTGCCATCATCGATGCCTCGCTCGACAAAGGCGCGAGCGTCTTCATTGGTGATCTGTGTATATCCGCCCGCATACCGAGCCCAGTAAACGTGGCGCACGAAGTCACCAAGAATGGGATTGGCGCGGCTCGTGAAAACCAGCATGAGCTGCGTCAGATCAGCAGTGGAAATCGTTGCCGACAGCCGCTTGAGATGAGCAGCCGGTGTTCCGCCATTGACCAGATAGCGCGGGGCAAAGCATTCGACGACGATGTTGCGGAGTCGGCGCGCGGTAACGGTGGGGAACCGACCTGATTCCAGCGCGACTTG includes the following:
- a CDS encoding DUF1819 family protein — its product is MTDNKPYTTQLQAGLGLVNETKTLLDLWSPGMSANQLHQVALESGRFPTVTARRLRNIVVECFAPRYLVNGGTPAAHLKRLSATISTADLTQLMLVFTSRANPILGDFVRHVYWARYAGGYTQITNEDARAFVERGIDDGKTIKRWSETTVRRVSAYLTGCLADYGMLERGLRSSRRILPFRISPSAAAYLAYELHFSGVGDNALLTHEDWQLFGLAREDVLEELKRLSLKGLLIIQAAGDVIRISWKQQDMEALCDVLTQS
- a CDS encoding BREX protein BrxB domain-containing protein, which codes for MSSLKADFDELRERIRHGRELGHASFEPIYYLVFPPEQILEVKRQTPAWVAKLHQEGWDVHTFSIAEQIWALLKDDPFWSLCVMEDKSAPLDWPRTNKALADILTADNGLLKRLEDALQPLEGQQNALLLVTDLEALHPFMRIGAIESQLQGKFHVPTIFLYPGVRTGKTRLKFLGFYPEDGNYRSVHVGG